CTCTGAGAGGGTTTGGGGAGTCCATGACCAGGCTTTGaaaggttttggggggtccctgccATAACTCTGAGAGGTTTTGGGGGCCCATGCCCAGTCTCAGAAGTTTTGGGGTTCTGTGCTCAGTCCCTGGCAGTTTTGGGGGTCCATATCCAGTCtcagaggattttggggtctgtaTCCAGTCtcagaggattttggggatccaTGCCCAGTGtcagaggggttttggggggtccatGGCCTGGCTCTGTGAGGTTTTGGGGCTCCATGCCCAGTGTCTGAGTTTTGGGGGTCCATGCCCAGTCTCAGAAGTTTTGGGGCCCTGTGCTCAGTCTGTGGCAGTTTTTGGGGATCCATATCCAATCtcagaggattttggggtgtccatgCCCAGTCTCAGGCTTTGAAGATCCCACACCCAGATTTTGAGGTTCAAAGGGTCCCACAAGCAGCCCttgatggttttggggtgtccccacccCACGTTTTTATTCCTGTcaaggattttggggtgttggggGCCACCAGATGATGGTGCCAGTGGGGTCCAGGCTCatgaggttttgggggtcccgtgCCCAGTccctggggttttggggtgcctcAGTGTCATTTGGGATGTTGGGGTGCAGGGGGACCCCCAAGAGCCAGGCCATGGTGGCAGTGGGGTCCAGGttcaggaggttttggggggtccatctccatcccctgctggtttggggtgtccctgggtgttttggggtgtccatGGGTATTTCGGGGTGTCCCTGCTCAATctctgggtgttttggggtgtccgTGGGTATTTCGGGGTGTCTGTGCTCAATctctgggtgttttggggtgtccatGGATGTTTCGGGGTGTCCCTGCTCAATctctgggtgttttggggtatCCATGGGTATTTCGGGGTGTCTGTGCTCAATctctgggtgttttggggtgtccatgggtgttttggggtgtccatGGGTATTTCAGGGTGTCTGTGCTCAATctctgggtgttttggggtgtccatGGGTATTTCGGGGTGTCTGTGCTCAATctctgggtgttttggggtgtctgtgggtgttttggggtgtccctgctcaatctctgggtgttttggggtgtccgTGGGTGTTTCAGAGGGTCCGTGCCCAGTCCCAGCTTTGGGGTATCtgtgggtgttttggggtgtccatGCTCAATCTTTCGGGGTGCCCATGCCCATTTTGGGCTGCCCGTGCCCgttttggggtgcccatggGTGTTTCGGGGTGCCCATGCCcgttttggggtgcccctgaTGCCCCCGGGCTGTCCCGCAGTGTCCTTGGTGCTCTCGAGGGTGTCGGGGCCCCAGCAGGAGTGGGGTGACGGTGCCAGCagggtgctgtccctggggatgtgcccagctctgggtgttccGGGGTGCCCAtggctgttttggggtgtccctgggtgtttCGGGGTGTCTGTGCTCAATCCCCTGATGTTTCGGGGTGCCCattggtgttttggggtccgTGCTCAGTCCCAAAGTGTTTTGGCATTTCCatgggtgttttggggtccgTGTGTCATctctgggtgttttggggtgcccatggCTCTTTTGGGGTCTGTGCTCAATCTctggttgttttggggtgtccaTGGGTATTtcagggtgtccctgctcaatctctgggtgttttggggtgtccatgggtgttttggggtgtctgtgctcAATctctgggtgttttggggtgtccatGGGTATTTCGGGGTGTCTGTGCTCAATCTCTGGGTGTTTCAGGGTGCCCATGGCTCTTTTGGGGTCTGTGCTCAATCTccgggtgttttggggtgtccatGGTTGTTTCACAGTACCATGCTCAATCcctgggtgttttggggtgtccatGGTTGTTTCACAGTACCATGCTCAATCcctgggtgttttggggtgtccttgGTTGTTTCACAGTACCATGCTCAATCcctgggtgttttggggtgcccgTGCCCACTCCCGGGTGTTtcagggtgtccctgctcaATCCCCTGATGTTTTGGAGTGCCtgtgggtgttttggggtgtccctgctcagtCTCCTGGGTGTTTCGGGTGCCCGTGGGTGTTttgaggtgtccctgggtgttTCGGGGTGCCCCGTGTGCCCAGCCCTGATGCCCTCGGGGCCGTCCCGCAGTGTCCTTGGTGCTCTCGAGGATGTCGGGTGTGGGGTGCCATTGCCGGCAGGGTCCTGTCCCTGGGgatgtgcccagctctggctgtttCAGGGttctggggtgtccctgggtgtttCGGGGTGTcctgtgtgcccagccctgacGCCCCCAGGCCATCCCGCAGTGTCCTTTGTGCTCTCGAGGATGTCTCAAGGTGCCCCAGCAGGAGTGGGATGAGAGTGCCAGCagggtgctgtccctggggatgtgcccagccctgagtgtttcggggtgtccctgctcactccCGGGTGTTTCGGGGTGCCCATGGCTGTTttgaggtgtccctgggtgtttcggggtgtccctgctcagtCCCCTGACGCCCCTGGGCCGTCCCGCAGTGTCCTTGGCGCTCTCGAGGATGTCGGGCTGTGGTGCCCCCGGTGCCAAGAGCTGGGTGCCAGTGCTAGCAGGGTCCTGTCCCTGGGgatgtgcccagccctggctgtttCGGGGTGTCCATGGCTGTTTGGGGGTGCCCGTGCTCAATGCCTGGGTGTTCCGGGGTGTCCGTGGGTGTTttgaggtgtccctgggtgttTCGGGGTGCCCCGTGTGCCCAGCCCTGATGCCCTCCGGGCCGTCCCGCAGTGTCCTTGGTGCTCTCGAGGATGTCGGGCTGCGGTGCCCCCGGTGCCAAGAGCCGGGTGACGGTGCCGGCAGGGTCCCGTCCCTGGGgatgtgcccagccctggctgttcCGGGGTGCCCGTGGGTGTTTCGGGGTGTCCCAGCTCAGTCCCCTGACGCCCCCGGGCCGTCCCGCAGTGTCCTTCGTGCTCTCGAGGATGTCGGGCTGCGGTGCCCCCGGTGCCAAGAGCCGGGTGACGGTGCCCAAGCGCGTGTGGGAGTTCGTGACGCGGGAGCGCGCGGCGCGCCTGGCGCTGCTGGCGCAGGAGGCGCGGGTGCGGATCCTGGTGGACGGCGAGACCCCCGAGCTGTACGTGCTGCAGCTGTGCGCGACCCCCCCGGGGCCCCCCGGCGGCGCGGGGCTCTGCCCGGCCCGCAAGGCGCTCAAGGCGCTGCTCAAGGAGACCGAgaaggagctgaagaagcgCAGCCAGCGGCACGGGGAGGTGCTGGGGGCGCGCCCGGAGCCCCCCGCGGGCGCCGCGGGCTGTCCCGGCGCGGGCGCGGCGCGGGACGAGGAGCCGGAGCGGCAGTGCCCGATCTGCCTGGGCGAGATGCGCGGGCCGCGCACGCTGGAGCGCTGCCGCCACTCGTTCTGCGGGGAGTGCATCGCGCGGGCGCTGCAGGTGCGCTCCGCCTGCCCCGTCTGCGGCCGCTTCTACGGGCAGCTGGTGGGCAACCAGCCCCCCGACGGCCGCATGCTGGTCACCCGCGACGCCGCGCTGCCGCTGCCCGGCTACGAGGCCTTCGGCACCATCATCATCCAGTACGTCTTCCCGCCCGGCGTGCAGGGGGTGAGTGCCTGCAGGGGGAGGCGTTTCCCGGCCGGATGGGCGATCGAAATCCCCTtgggcgggcccggcccggccctaagcccccagtgcccccatgggtgcccccagtgccccgggctcagctctgtgcccctggttgtccccaaatcctgctgagggcccccggtgcccccatgggtgcccccagtgccccgggttcagctctgtgcccccagtgcccctggttgtccccaaatccccagccTTCCTGGGTGCCCCAAAACTGTGATGGGTGCCCCAACCTGGtcctgtccccaaatcctgctgagGGCCCCCAGCGCCCCAATGGGTGCTCCCAATGCCCCTGGttcagctctgtgtccccagtgcccctggatgtccccaaatcctgctgggtGTCGCCAGCCTTCCTGGGTGCCCTAAAACTATGATGGGTGCCCCAAGCCAGTCCTGTGCCCCTGGTTGTCCCCAAATCCTACTGGGGGTCCCCAACCCCCTGATGGGTGCCCCGAATGCCCTGGGTTCAGCTCTGtgcccctggctgtccccagtcctgctgggtgtccccagtgccccaaTGGGTGCCCCCAATGCCCCTGGTTCAACTctgtgtccctggctgtccccaaatcctgctgggtgtccccagccttccTGGGTGCCCCAAACCCATGATGGGTGCCCCAACCCAGTCGTGTGCCCCTGGTTGTCCCCAGATACTTCTGGGCacccccagcatccctgggtgcCCCCAAGTCCACAGTCTGTGCCCCTGGCACCCCTGGGTGTCTCCAGATTCTATTGGGTGGCCTGGCACGGTGCAGTGTCCCCAGCGCCCTCAGGTCCTGATGGACCTCACCACGGCTGTAACCTGAATCTGGGGTGTCCCCATACCTGTGaccccctcacctgtcccccaTTCTGTGCAGCCATGCAGTGCCTGGGCACCACGTGGGCACTGACACCTGTGCCCCTGTCCCCCCTCACCTGGGTGAACACCtgtgccctgggtgtccccagatACCCCTGAGCCAActctgtgcccccagtgcccctggGTGCCCCCAAACCTCGATGAGTGCGTGCATCAGCCCTGGGTGCCCCAAAGCTGTGGTGGGTGCTCTAACCCAATCCTGTACCCCAATGCCCCTGGgtgcccccaaaccctgctgggcCACCCACCCATCCTGGCACGTGTCCCTGGGTGCTCCCAAATCCTTCTGGCTGTTACTGACAACcctgctgggtgtccccaaatgcccccgtgtccccaacagccctgggtgctgccagcacccctgggttCCCCAAACCTGCTGGGTGCCCCCAACCTGATCCCCACCCCCCCCATTCCTTCTGTCCCCCATCCCTTGCCCCCCACGCCCTGGGTAGGTGAAGTATCCCCGGcccttcccctgtccccctgtccttctgtccccctgtccttctgtccccctgtccccctgtccttccctgctgtgtcccctccatgcCCCATGGCTGTGGTACCTGGGCACCACGTGGGCACCTGCCCCGTGTGCCCCCCACATGCCTCCCCCACACCTGTGCCCCCTGTacctgagcctggggctgcagcacgCCAGGACCAGACAGAGCCTGGCATCTGTCCCCCGTGCCCCTGTCACTGCCCCCTTAGCTGTGCCCCTCTCAgtgcccccctgtgcccccgtCACTGCCCCCCCCCATTACCTGTGCCCCCCCACGGCTGTAACCTGAATCTGGGGTGTCCCCATACCTGTGaccccctcacctgtcccccaTCCTGTGCAGCCATGCAGTGCCTGGGCACCACGTGGGCACTGACACCTGTGCCCCTGTCccccctcacctgcccaggtgaaGCACCCAAACCCGGGTGTGCGCTACCCAGGCACCACGTGGGCACTGACAcctgtgcccctgcccctgtccccctcacctgtgccctggTACCACGTgcccctgtctctgtccctcacctgtcccccctcacctgcccaggtggaGCACCTGAACCGGGGGGTGCAGTACCCTGGCACTACATTGGCACTGACACCTATGCCCCTGTCTCTGTCTCcttcacctgtccctcacctgcaCAGGTGGAGCACCAGAACTCGGGCATGTGGTACCCTGGCACCACGTGGGCACTGACACCTGTGCCCCTGTCActcccctgcccctctcacctgtcCCCCCACGCAGGTGGAGCACCAGAACTCGGGCGTGCGGTACCCGGGCACCACATGGGCACTGAcacctgtgccctgtccctgtcccctggcaccACGTGGGCACTCACACCTGtgcccctgtccctcacctgtcccccccCCCGCCATACAGGTGGAGCACCCAAACCCGGGTGTGCGGTACCCGGGCACCACATGGGCACTGACACCtctcccctcacctgtccctcacctgtcccccccCATGCAGGTGGAGCACCTGAACCTGGGGGTGCAGTACCCTGGCACCATGTGGGCACTGACACCTGTGcccctgtctgtgtcccctcacctgtgcccctgcccctctcacctgtcccctggCACCACATGGGCATTCACACCTGTgcccctgcccctcacctgtgcccctgTACCCCCATGCAGGTGGAGCACCCAAACCTGGGCATACGGTACCCAGGCACCACATGGGCATTGAcacctgtcccctcacctgtgcccctgcccctctcacctgtcccctggCACCACGTGGGCACTGACACCTGTACCCCTGTCACTCCCCTGCCTCTCTCACCTATCccccctcacctgcccaggtggaGCACCCGAACCCACGGGTGCAGTACCCTGGCACCACATGGGCACTGACAcctgtgccctcacctgtgcccctgtccctcacctggccCCCACGCAGGTGGAGCACCCGAACCCGGGCGTGCGGTACCCGGGCACCGCATGGGCACTGACAcctgtgcccctgcccctgtccctcacctgtccccccaTGCCCAGGTGGAGCACCCGAACCCGGGCGTGCGGTACCCGGGCACCACGCGCGTGGCGTACCTGCCCGACTGCCCCGAGGGGAACAaggtgctggggctgttccGCAAGGCCTTCGCCCAGCGCCTC
The Ammospiza caudacuta isolate bAmmCau1 chromosome 31, bAmmCau1.pri, whole genome shotgun sequence DNA segment above includes these coding regions:
- the DTX3 gene encoding probable E3 ubiquitin-protein ligase DTX3 translates to MGSPVSFVLSRMSGCGAPGAKSRVTVPKRVWEFVTRERAARLALLAQEARVRILVDGETPELYVLQLCATPPGPPGGAGLCPARKALKALLKETEKELKKRSQRHGEVLGARPEPPAGAAGCPGAGAARDEEPERQCPICLGEMRGPRTLERCRHSFCGECIARALQVRSACPVCGRFYGQLVGNQPPDGRMLVTRDAALPLPGYEAFGTIIIQYVFPPGVQGVEHPNPGVRYPGTTRVAYLPDCPEGNKVLGLFRKAFAQRLTFTVGTSLTTGRANVITWNDIHHKTNCTGGPQLFGYPDPTYLARVQEELRAKGITED